DNA from Chryseobacterium wanjuense:
TCGCGTAACGTTCTTTTTCTGTATATTTTTTATTGAAAATTCCGAATAAGGAATCTTTCAGTTTTTTATCTTTCGGAAAAATAAAAGCATTGTAGAAACCATCTTCCTGCATCGCGGGCGGCATAGACTCTTTCTGAATAACAGAATCCTTCTTCACCGAATCTTTTTCAGCTTCCTCTGTTTCTGTAATGGATGAAGTGGTATCTTTGATCGTATCGCTTATTTTTTCAATTTCTTTTTTACATGAAACCAGCATGAAAACGATGAAAATGGTATATAAGAATGACTTTTTCACAAATATGTTTTTCATAAATAAAATTGGCCTTTTTAGTTTTGCAATTCTATACAAATATCAGACCTAAAATTGAATAATAAAAGTGATTGATAAAAATACCGTAAAAAAACGGATAGTATTATTTTAAAAAGCAAATTAAGGGAATTGTAAACCAATAAAAAATAACCCAACAATGATATGTTATATTATCCTGCTTTGATGTTTTGTATCTGAGCAACCGAAAAGCTATGAACCAATTCAGTAAAGTTTGAATTATCAACACTATAATGACAAAAGGTCTTGTAAAACCTTCAGAAATCCCTGTCTGACTGAGAATGATGCTACTATAAAGTAAAGGTGATATGAAAAATAAGATAAGAGCTTGGTAAAGTCTTGCCTTTTTGTCCCCGTATAATAAAGGCAATGTCTTTCTTCCAATATTTTTATCTCCTTCCTGATCTCTGAAATCCTGAAGATTCATACTTAAAGCACACCAAGTAGAAAGTAATATATAGAAGACCCAAACCTTTGGTTCTAAAGGAGTAACGATTTCCCATGCACTAGCATGTAATACAATAGCTCCTAATGGCATAATAACAATATTCTTAGTAAACCAATGGTGATTAAAACTAAATCGTTCGTGTAAATAAACGAGTACTAACCAACCAATGCTAATGTACAGTATTCCCAAATAAAGTGATATCAACAAATAAATGATAGAATAAATAATCATTCTTTTGAAAACTTGTTTTTGGTTGAGCTGACCTGAAGGGATTAATCGATAAGGTTTATTAAGTTTATCTTCATCAATAGAATTGAGCTGATTAGCTGTTGTGAATGTAGTAATGTATAAAAAACTAAATATGACGCTCCAAAACAATGTTGGAATAAAGCTATCCCAGCTCGATTCGTTATAAAACCAAGCTGTTAAAGAAGTAGTTATTATTAATAATATCGCATCAAAAATATTGGTATTACTAAATTTCCAGATAATATACAGCTCACGGGATAGCAGTGAGCTAGATTTGTAATATAGAGCTTTCATTAAATTATTGTTTTTCACTAAGTTAAGAAGAATTTCAATTCCTATTTGAACTTTTTTACAAATAATCTACTACCCTTGAAGTATATTTTTTCTGAAATAATATAAAAACAAACGGGCAACCCATATGGATTACCCGTTTTCAATTACAGTTACCTAACTCTATTTTATTTTTGCAGCCAGGCTTTTGACCAAGGCTTCCAATTCTGCAATTTTTGTGTTTTGAGATTCGATTTTGGCATCCTGCTCCTGCACCGCTCTTACCAATAACGGGATAAAATCGTTATAACGGATGGCAAGATATCCATTGGTGTCTTTGGTTAAAAATCCCTGGTCTTTCCAACCGAATTTTTGGATAAGCTCTTCGACTTCCTGAGCGACAAACCCCATTTCTTTATTAGGATTTTCTTTATCATTAATTCTATGATAGGCTACAGGTTTCAGCTCTTTTACAAAATCTAAACCGTAGGGAATGCGGGTAATATTTTCCTTCCATCTTTTGTCTGAAGTGATCGTCCAGGCGACCTGAACTCTTGCGGAAGTAACATTGAAGTTACCCATTTGAATTTGATTAGAGCCATCCAGTACTCCTACCATTGAATCCGTTCCGAAGGAAATATTATTGCTACCGGCACCTATGTTTGTTCCTGCATTATCGCCTATTGTAATATTGAGAGTCCCTGAGGTTACCTTCATTGTAGTGTTACTTCCCTTACCAATAAAAATATTATTACCTCCTGTAAACGAACCACTTGTTTGTCCCGAGGTAATACCAATACCAATATTACCACTACCGGTTGTGTTATCTGTAAGTGCCGCTTCACCTATGGCAATGTTACGCAAACCTGTAGTATTGTTCTGGAGCGAGATACGTCCAATTGCTGTATTAAAACCTCCTGTGGTATTATTTAACATAGCCTGATGACCCAATACGGTATTACGTGCACCGGTTGTATTAGCAAGTAATGCATTGCCTCCTACAACAGTATTAAAACTACCTGTAGTATTACTGTTTAAAGCTGAATTTCCCACTACTGTATTAGTGGCTACCTGACCGCCTCCTAAACCTACCGTGATGGAATTAATGCTTGCATCCCCGTTTCCAACTGTAAGTTTTGCTAGCTTTTTCTCTGCAGTCGAGCCGCTCGTTGGTGAAGATACTGTAGCTGCAGTAGTGGTTCCCACCGCCAAATGGGTTGCATTATTGGCAGCATCCCAAATTACTCTTAATGCTTCGATTCCGTTGGCTTTGGTGACAAAATCTGTGGCGTCGGCAGTTCCTATAAAGTTGGTTCCTGCTGTGGTTCCTGTATTTCCTGCGAG
Protein-coding regions in this window:
- a CDS encoding UbiA family prenyltransferase; translated protein: MKALYYKSSSLLSRELYIIWKFSNTNIFDAILLIITTSLTAWFYNESSWDSFIPTLFWSVIFSFLYITTFTTANQLNSIDEDKLNKPYRLIPSGQLNQKQVFKRMIIYSIIYLLISLYLGILYISIGWLVLVYLHERFSFNHHWFTKNIVIMPLGAIVLHASAWEIVTPLEPKVWVFYILLSTWCALSMNLQDFRDQEGDKNIGRKTLPLLYGDKKARLYQALILFFISPLLYSSIILSQTGISEGFTRPFVIIVLIIQTLLNWFIAFRLLRYKTSKQDNITYHCWVIFYWFTIPLICFLK
- a CDS encoding tail fiber domain-containing protein is translated as MKKRPIFLLVLVALSSSVYAQVGIHTTTPKSSLDVSGKTDTLGNLLSTDITGLQAPRLTRSQLTDKGDTLYGADQTGAMIYITDISGGDVLAQRVNITAVGYYYFDGNVWQKISMGNNVAATNWSLAGNTGTTAGTNFIGTADATDFVTKANGIEALRVIWDAANNATHLAVGTTTAATVSSPTSGSTAEKKLAKLTVGNGDASINSITVGLGGGQVATNTVVGNSALNSNTTGSFNTVVGGNALLANTTGARNTVLGHQAMLNNTTGGFNTAIGRISLQNNTTGLRNIAIGEAALTDNTTGSGNIGIGITSGQTSGSFTGGNNIFIGKGSNTTMKVTSGTLNITIGDNAGTNIGAGSNNISFGTDSMVGVLDGSNQIQMGNFNVTSARVQVAWTITSDKRWKENITRIPYGLDFVKELKPVAYHRINDKENPNKEMGFVAQEVEELIQKFGWKDQGFLTKDTNGYLAIRYNDFIPLLVRAVQEQDAKIESQNTKIAELEALVKSLAAKIK